In Sphaerospermopsis torques-reginae ITEP-024, the genomic window AAGAAGGAACAGGAACGTTACCTTTTATTTCTGCACCTGATAAACAGGGTAGACGTTTTCCCTTTGCTATATCATGGTCTGGTTTTGGGGATAATGCTGGAGGAATAATAGCGAAAGCGCATGGTTTTAATGCTGGTTTGTTGAAGGGAACGGTGGATAATACGGATATTTATCGGTTGATGTATCGGACTTTGTTTGGTAAGGAATTAGGGAAAAATTAAAACCTATCTCCTTTTCTGGATCAGGATTCACTTTAATAATTGATAATTGACAATTGACAATGAACAATTGATAATTACCCATCCCTTAAATTCACAAGATTGAAAAGCGGAATTTCTTGCTTTTTCAACTTGAAACGGGAGGTTTTAAACTTTGAATGAAACAATTATCAATTGTCAATTATCAATTGATAAGTATTTCACAAAACATGATATAATTACATTTGTGAAAATAGTGATTTACTCGGAAAATAACAGTAAATTTTTAGTCAAATTGGGAGTGATTAAACAATGAACATAGATAATAATACGTTAGATTTGATTACAGGAGGATTGGCGATCGCTATTCTTTTAGGTGGTATGGTGATGATGTTTACAACTGTATTCACTACCAAGAGATAAAAAAATTTACCTCACAACTTCCTCACAAACTAATGATAAATTCTCAATAGGATTAGTTGAAACAGTCTTTTTGTGAAGCGTAAACCATGAGATATTGTTCAATCCTCTTGATTTATCAATAGGTAAAACTTTTGACTTGTAATTTGACTTGTAAACTGTCACCTGCTATATCAATAGCGGATATTGTTGCCGTTATACAATTTAACATTCCTTCCCGTCCCCGTGTCCTAGTTAGTCAGTTAGAATCAAGAGGTAATGAAATTAGTGAATCCTGTGGTTATACTTGTCAAAGTTTAAAATTAATCTCCACAGAAGAACTAATTACCATCGCAGAGCAAATTCAAAAATTCACTAAAATTCCTGTGCGTTATCCCATATTAGGTGACAGGTGACAGGTGACAGTAATAAATTTACCAATTACCAATCACCAATTACCAATTAGCAATTACCCATTCCCTATTCAGGAGTCAAATAAATATGGCAACAACAACAGAAATCTTATCAGCACTGAAACAAATTCCCGAAGGATATCTTAACATCATGGGTTATGTTGATAAATCAGAAGTGAATGGTCCTGGTTGTCGCGCTGTGGTTTGGGTGCAAGGTTGTCCGCGTGAGTGTGAAGGTTGTTTTAATCCCGCATCTTGGGAATTTGAAATAAATCAATTAGTTGCGATTGATCAACTAGCTGAAGATATTATTAAAAACCCTGAAAATACAGGCGTTACTTTTTCTGGTGGAGAACCATTTTGGCAAGCTTCCGCATTAGCTAGTTTAGCACATAAAGTTAAAGCCGCTGGTTTAAATGTGATGGCTTTTACTGGTTTTACTTTGAAAGAATTACAATCTGAATCTGCACCTCCTGGTTCTCAGAAATTATTAGCAGAATTAGATATTTTAATAGATGGTCCTTTTGTCCAATCTTTAGCTATTAATTCTCCTTTGTCTCCGGTTTCTTCTAGAAATCAAAAAGTTCATGTTTTTAACCCAGAATTTAAAGATCAAATTAGTTGGGCGAGTGATCAAATAGAAGTTCATATTCTTAAAGATGGCGATCGCATTGTCACCGGTTATCAAGGTTGGTTAGAATTAACCTAATCGTCAGCATTCAGCTATCAGTAATCAGCTATTTTTCAGTCTGAGAGATACTGAGTTAATGAGATCAATTTCCAGCCTATTATTAATGTATTTCTTCTTTATGGCTGACTGCTGTTAGCTGACGGCTGAATGCTTACCGTTTTTAGGACATCTATTAATATAATAATGAAACTCCCACTACCTAATTCATTACAAAACTGCCTCAAAGCAAGTTACAATAAAATTACTACATCTGACTTTATACATCTGACTTTATCAGATTAATTAACCATTATGCTCACTGGAATTAAACAAAAGGCTATTGTTGGTAAAGATGGGAAAATTGAAATATCTACCACAGAATTACCAGCAGGAACAGTAGTAGAAGTTATCATCTTAGTAGAACCACCCATAGAAGAAGATGAAACTACTTATCTTCTCAAGTCAGAAGCTAATAAAAAACATTTGCTTAAAGCTAT contains:
- a CDS encoding 4Fe-4S single cluster domain-containing protein — translated: MATTTEILSALKQIPEGYLNIMGYVDKSEVNGPGCRAVVWVQGCPRECEGCFNPASWEFEINQLVAIDQLAEDIIKNPENTGVTFSGGEPFWQASALASLAHKVKAAGLNVMAFTGFTLKELQSESAPPGSQKLLAELDILIDGPFVQSLAINSPLSPVSSRNQKVHVFNPEFKDQISWASDQIEVHILKDGDRIVTGYQGWLELT